The proteins below are encoded in one region of Thioalkalivibrio sp. K90mix:
- a CDS encoding inositol monophosphatase family protein — translation MHPMLNTAVSAAREAGRITTRAWGRPDRMNTREKARNDWVSDVDLSAEQAIVQALRRAYPDHTIMAEEGGQQDGADGEYVWIIDPLDGTTNYLREIPQYGISIALKHKGRLEQAVVYDPLKEELFTATRGAGAFLNSRRIRVSDRKDLNGALLGTGIPFREGQDLERYLSSLRHLVPGTAGVRRPGSAALDLAWVACGRFDGFWEMGLQPWDIAAGLLLVQEAGGVVSDWAGNPDVLRRGDVVAGNPKVLKAMLQRLHQAEKERAAQASVLV, via the coding sequence ATGCACCCCATGCTGAACACGGCGGTATCGGCGGCTCGCGAGGCCGGACGCATCACCACCCGCGCCTGGGGAAGACCGGATCGTATGAACACGCGCGAGAAGGCCCGCAACGACTGGGTGTCGGATGTCGACCTCTCCGCCGAGCAGGCGATCGTGCAGGCCCTGCGCCGCGCCTACCCCGATCACACCATCATGGCGGAAGAAGGCGGACAGCAGGACGGGGCTGACGGCGAATACGTCTGGATCATCGACCCGCTGGACGGCACCACCAACTACCTGCGCGAGATCCCCCAGTACGGCATTTCCATCGCACTCAAGCACAAGGGACGACTGGAACAGGCAGTGGTCTACGACCCGCTGAAGGAAGAGCTGTTCACCGCGACGCGGGGTGCCGGGGCATTTCTCAACAGCCGTCGCATCCGCGTCTCCGACCGCAAGGACCTCAACGGCGCCCTGCTGGGCACGGGCATCCCCTTCCGCGAAGGCCAGGATCTGGAGCGTTACCTCAGCAGCCTGCGCCACCTGGTGCCGGGTACCGCCGGTGTGCGCCGTCCTGGCTCCGCCGCGCTGGATCTGGCCTGGGTTGCCTGCGGGCGTTTCGATGGCTTCTGGGAAATGGGCCTCCAGCCCTGGGATATCGCGGCGGGCCTGCTGCTGGTGCAGGAGGCGGGTGGCGTGGTCAGTGACTGGGCCGGCAACCCGGATGTGCTGCGCCGCGGTGATGTCGTCGCCGGCAACCCGAAGGTGCTCAAGGCCATGCTGCAGCGCCTGCACCAGGCCGAAAAAGAACGCGCCGCCCAAGCGAGTGTGCTGGTCTAA
- the cysE gene encoding serine O-acetyltransferase has translation MFDRMREDIRCVFARDPAARNAFEVLTAYPGLHALWYHRLAHWLWNHRMRWLGRVIANFSRWVTGIEIHPGAKIGRRFFIDHGMGVVIGETAEVGDDCTIYHQVTLGGTSWEGGKRHPTLGNEVVIGAGAKLLGPIHVGDRARIGSNAVVLKDVPADATAVGIPARVIGPRPEPDPRFQQMADRMGFDAYGVARDMPDPVANAIHRIVHRVHELDERMDKACQALKRAGIDPGEVVGDVDSRPIEPCDLEGLEPDECEVPRPAESQQERKQQGNT, from the coding sequence ATGTTTGACAGGATGCGCGAGGATATCCGCTGCGTGTTCGCACGCGACCCCGCCGCCCGCAACGCCTTCGAAGTGTTGACGGCGTATCCCGGTCTGCATGCGCTCTGGTATCACCGGCTGGCGCACTGGCTGTGGAACCATCGTATGCGCTGGCTGGGGCGGGTGATCGCCAACTTCAGCCGCTGGGTAACCGGGATCGAGATCCACCCGGGCGCGAAGATCGGGCGGCGCTTCTTTATCGACCACGGCATGGGCGTGGTGATCGGCGAAACTGCTGAGGTCGGCGACGATTGCACGATCTACCACCAGGTGACCCTGGGTGGCACCAGTTGGGAGGGCGGCAAGCGCCACCCGACGCTGGGCAACGAGGTGGTCATCGGTGCGGGGGCCAAACTGCTCGGCCCGATCCACGTGGGTGACCGTGCGCGCATCGGTTCGAATGCCGTGGTGCTGAAGGATGTCCCCGCGGATGCGACCGCGGTGGGAATCCCGGCGCGGGTCATCGGTCCGCGGCCGGAGCCGGACCCGCGGTTTCAGCAGATGGCCGACCGCATGGGCTTCGACGCCTATGGCGTGGCCCGCGACATGCCCGACCCGGTGGCCAACGCGATTCACCGGATCGTGCATCGGGTGCACGAACTGGACGAGCGCATGGACAAGGCCTGCCAGGCCCTGAAGCGTGCGGGGATCGACCCCGGCGAGGTGGTGGGCGATGTGGACTCGAGGCCGATCGAGCCCTGCGATCTGGAGGGGCTGGAGCCGGACGAATGTGAAGTGCCCCGGCCTGCGGAAAGCCAACAAGAACGTAAACAGCAGGGGAATACTTGA
- the hscB gene encoding Fe-S protein assembly co-chaperone HscB, with amino-acid sequence MTDPFEQFDLPVAFEIDRQQLAERFKRLQAELHPDRFVRQGDQARRMAAAMAADVNEAYAILDDDYRRAVALLERAGVTFDPERDTSQNIEFIEAQIEWRERLEEAESAGDREELDAVGMELEKARDEARSKVAEALADPASPGAQAKDRVLELRFFDRLLTELKRTRQNLARG; translated from the coding sequence ATGACCGATCCCTTCGAGCAGTTCGACTTGCCGGTCGCCTTCGAAATCGACCGTCAGCAGCTGGCCGAGCGCTTCAAGCGCCTGCAGGCGGAGCTGCATCCCGACCGCTTTGTCCGCCAGGGCGACCAGGCGCGGCGCATGGCCGCAGCCATGGCGGCAGATGTCAACGAGGCCTATGCCATCCTCGACGATGACTACCGCCGTGCGGTGGCATTGCTGGAGCGTGCGGGTGTCACGTTCGATCCCGAACGCGATACCAGCCAGAACATCGAGTTCATCGAGGCCCAGATCGAGTGGCGTGAACGCCTGGAGGAGGCCGAATCCGCCGGCGACCGCGAGGAACTGGACGCGGTGGGCATGGAGCTGGAAAAGGCCCGCGATGAAGCGCGCTCGAAGGTCGCCGAGGCCCTGGCCGATCCGGCATCGCCCGGGGCACAAGCCAAGGATCGCGTGCTGGAACTGCGCTTTTTCGACCGCCTGCTGACCGAGCTGAAACGAACCCGACAGAACCTGGCGCGCGGCTAG
- a CDS encoding Rrf2 family transcriptional regulator yields the protein MKLTTKGRYAVTAMLDVAMHTENSPVSLAEVARRQKLSLSYLEQLFSRLRRQGLVNSSRGPGGGYALSREPEGISVADIIVAVDEPVDVTRCGGKANCNSESRCLTHDLWTDLSQQLYDFLSSRTLADVLERHQAQMAQDGVKKVVMHGDALKGGATKSSNATA from the coding sequence ATGAAACTGACGACCAAAGGACGCTACGCCGTCACCGCCATGCTGGACGTGGCGATGCACACCGAGAACAGCCCGGTATCGCTGGCCGAGGTGGCGCGACGCCAGAAACTGTCATTGTCCTATCTGGAGCAGCTGTTTTCCAGGCTGCGTCGGCAAGGCCTGGTGAACAGCAGTCGCGGCCCGGGTGGCGGCTATGCGCTGAGTCGGGAGCCCGAGGGTATCTCGGTGGCCGATATCATTGTCGCGGTGGACGAGCCGGTGGATGTCACGCGCTGCGGCGGCAAGGCTAACTGCAATTCCGAGTCACGCTGTCTGACGCACGACCTGTGGACGGATCTCAGCCAGCAGCTCTACGACTTTCTCAGCAGTCGGACGCTGGCGGACGTGCTGGAACGGCATCAGGCGCAGATGGCACAGGACGGCGTGAAGAAAGTGGTCATGCACGGCGACGCCCTCAAGGGCGGTGCAACGAAATCGAGCAATGCGACCGCCTGA
- the iscA gene encoding iron-sulfur cluster assembly protein IscA: protein MAITLTEPAAERIQSFLAQRGKGLGVRLGVRTTGCSGMAYVVEFADDIEDTDTVFEDRGVKLVVNPKSLVYLDGTELDFGKEGLNEGFKFNNPNEKARCGCGESFSI, encoded by the coding sequence ATGGCGATTACACTCACCGAACCGGCGGCCGAGCGCATCCAGAGCTTTCTTGCCCAACGGGGCAAGGGCTTGGGCGTGCGCCTCGGGGTCAGGACGACCGGCTGCTCGGGCATGGCCTATGTGGTCGAGTTCGCGGACGATATCGAAGACACTGACACGGTGTTCGAGGATCGTGGCGTGAAGCTCGTGGTCAACCCGAAATCGCTGGTCTATCTGGATGGCACCGAGCTGGACTTTGGCAAGGAAGGCCTGAACGAGGGTTTCAAGTTCAACAACCCGAACGAGAAGGCCCGGTGTGGCTGTGGTGAAAGCTTCAGCATCTGA
- a CDS encoding IscS subfamily cysteine desulfurase, producing MSDLKLPIYLDYSATTPVDERVAEKMTGCLTKDGLFGNPASRSHSFGWGAEKAVENAREQVAALVGADPKEIIWTSGATESDNLAIKGAAHFYQRKGKHIITVKTEHKAVLDTARQLEREGFEVTYLGVKDNGLVDMDELRDAIRDDTIVVSVMHVNNEIGVIQDIEAIGNLCRERGIVFHVDAAQSAGKVALDLSKLPVDLMSFSAHKVYGPKGIGALYVRRKPRVRIEAQMHGGGHERGMRSGTLATHQIVGMGEAFRVAGEEMGTELERIRMLRDRLWAGLDGMEEVYLNGDAEQRVAHNLNVSFNFVEGESLIMALRDIAVSSGSACTSASLEPSYVLRALGRDDELAHSSIRFSIGRYTTVEEVDHTVEIVRAAVAKLRELSPLWEMYQDGIDLSTVEWAAH from the coding sequence ATGAGTGACCTGAAACTGCCCATCTACCTGGACTACTCCGCGACCACGCCGGTCGACGAGCGTGTGGCCGAGAAGATGACGGGCTGCCTGACCAAGGACGGCCTGTTTGGCAACCCGGCTTCGCGCAGCCACAGCTTCGGCTGGGGTGCGGAAAAGGCTGTGGAGAATGCCCGCGAACAGGTTGCCGCGCTGGTTGGCGCCGACCCGAAGGAGATCATCTGGACCTCCGGCGCCACCGAGTCCGACAACCTGGCGATCAAGGGTGCCGCGCATTTCTACCAGCGCAAGGGCAAGCACATCATCACGGTCAAGACCGAACACAAGGCCGTGCTGGATACCGCACGCCAGCTGGAGCGCGAAGGCTTCGAGGTCACCTACCTGGGCGTGAAGGACAACGGCCTGGTGGACATGGATGAGCTGCGGGATGCAATCCGCGATGACACGATTGTCGTCTCCGTGATGCACGTGAACAACGAGATCGGCGTCATCCAGGACATCGAGGCAATCGGCAACCTGTGCCGCGAGCGCGGAATCGTGTTCCACGTGGACGCCGCTCAGTCCGCTGGCAAGGTTGCGCTCGATCTGTCCAAACTCCCGGTCGACCTGATGAGCTTTTCCGCGCACAAGGTCTACGGCCCGAAGGGTATCGGCGCGCTGTATGTGCGCCGCAAGCCGCGGGTGCGCATTGAGGCGCAGATGCACGGCGGTGGTCACGAGCGCGGCATGCGTTCCGGCACCCTGGCGACTCATCAGATCGTCGGCATGGGCGAGGCCTTCCGCGTCGCCGGCGAGGAAATGGGCACCGAACTCGAGCGCATCCGCATGCTGCGCGACCGTCTGTGGGCGGGCCTCGATGGTATGGAAGAGGTCTACCTGAACGGCGACGCCGAGCAGCGGGTCGCACACAACCTGAACGTCTCGTTCAACTTCGTCGAGGGCGAGAGCCTGATCATGGCGCTGCGTGACATCGCCGTGTCCTCCGGTTCCGCCTGTACCTCGGCGAGCCTCGAGCCGTCCTACGTGCTGCGCGCGCTGGGCCGTGACGACGAGCTGGCGCACAGCTCGATCCGCTTCTCCATCGGTCGCTACACGACCGTCGAGGAGGTCGACCATACAGTCGAGATCGTGCGCGCCGCAGTGGCCAAGCTGCGCGAGCTCTCCCCGCTGTGGGAGATGTACCAGGACGGCATCGATCTGAGCACCGTCGAGTGGGCGGCCCACTAG
- a CDS encoding RNA methyltransferase, producing MEQCLGRVRVVLVGTTHPGNIGSAARAMKAMGITDLVLVAPERFPHADATALASGADDLLAGARVVDDLAAAVSDCVWVIGTSARLRTHSVPVLGPDIAAEQVLTQAAEGPVALVFGREHSGLTNAELDHCNAFVQIPTVPNFSSLNLAGSVQVMTYALRMAALAGESARTAAEPEDARDPLASQAEMEGLFSHFEKALTTIEVLDPENPRHLMRRLRHLYMRAGLSASEVRMLRGILTHTERGR from the coding sequence ATGGAGCAATGCCTGGGCCGGGTGCGGGTCGTGCTGGTGGGCACGACGCATCCGGGCAACATCGGCTCCGCTGCACGCGCGATGAAGGCCATGGGGATCACCGATCTGGTGCTGGTAGCGCCAGAGCGGTTCCCGCATGCGGATGCCACGGCGCTGGCCTCCGGGGCCGATGACCTGCTGGCGGGGGCACGGGTAGTGGACGACCTGGCGGCTGCGGTCTCGGACTGTGTGTGGGTCATTGGCACCAGCGCCCGGTTGCGCACGCACTCGGTGCCCGTGCTGGGTCCGGACATCGCGGCCGAACAGGTGCTGACGCAAGCGGCCGAGGGGCCGGTCGCGCTGGTGTTCGGGCGCGAGCACAGCGGGCTGACCAACGCCGAGCTGGATCACTGCAACGCCTTTGTACAGATCCCGACTGTCCCGAATTTCAGCTCCCTGAATCTCGCTGGCAGCGTGCAGGTGATGACCTATGCCTTGCGCATGGCCGCCCTGGCCGGAGAGTCGGCCAGAACGGCAGCCGAACCGGAGGATGCGCGCGACCCGCTGGCGAGCCAGGCGGAGATGGAGGGCCTGTTCAGCCATTTTGAAAAGGCGCTGACGACCATCGAAGTGCTGGATCCCGAGAACCCGCGTCATCTGATGCGGCGTCTGCGCCACCTCTATATGCGCGCGGGGCTCAGTGCCAGCGAGGTGCGCATGCTGCGCGGCATATTGACGCACACGGAGCGTGGCCGCTGA
- the iscU gene encoding Fe-S cluster assembly scaffold IscU → MAYSDKVLDHYENPRNVGSFDKNDESVGTGMVGAPACGDVMKLQIKVNDDGVIEDAKFKTYGCGSAIASSSLLTEWVRGKTLEEASQIKNTQIAEELALPPVKIHCSVLAEDAIKAAISNYQERHGQNEQKTA, encoded by the coding sequence ATGGCTTACAGTGACAAGGTTCTGGACCACTACGAAAATCCGCGCAACGTCGGCAGCTTCGACAAGAACGACGAGTCCGTCGGCACCGGCATGGTCGGCGCCCCGGCCTGCGGCGACGTGATGAAGCTGCAGATCAAGGTCAACGACGACGGCGTGATCGAAGACGCCAAGTTCAAGACCTACGGCTGTGGCTCGGCCATCGCCTCCAGCTCGCTGCTCACCGAGTGGGTGCGTGGCAAGACCCTGGAAGAGGCGAGCCAGATCAAGAACACGCAGATCGCCGAAGAACTGGCCCTGCCGCCGGTGAAGATCCACTGCTCCGTGCTGGCCGAGGACGCGATCAAGGCGGCCATCTCCAACTACCAGGAGCGGCATGGTCAGAACGAGCAGAAGACCGCCTGA